In Myxosarcina sp. GI1, the DNA window TGATGTTAAGTAGAGGGACTAAATTAAAGTTAAATGTGAAGGATAGGAAACAGGAGATAGGAGTAACAAAGATTTTGAGTGATTTGCTAACTCTTAATTATTTTGTATTTAATTCTGTATACCTACTTATTAACCAGCTTTAAGCTTTGAGATCTATATATAATAGAGGTCATCAAACAGTCGCAACCGCAATTAATATTTTAGTATTTTTTTTAGTATGACTAACTGGTTAGCTTGTGGTTCTCCCACTTTTTTAGTCGGAACTCTATTAGGTGCGATCGCCCTATTTACAGCACCAGCTAAAGCCGAACCAAAACTATATAGTCCTGTTGGCATTAGTTCGGAACAAACTATATCTGACAATTTGACCGAGGAAGATATTCCCACAGGAGAAGGGGGGTTTGCTCGCGACTATTTTGTTAGACTACAAAACGGCGATCAAATAGCCATCGATCTTACTTCAGACAATTTTGATACGATGGTGGTCTTAATTGGTGCTGACGGCTCGAAAGTGGCTGAAAACGATGATGGACCAGACGGTACTACTAATTCGCTACTTTTTTCCAGAATTACCGAAACGGGAAAGTATATCGTTCGCGTACGAGCTTTTGGAGATACTAGTGGGGGCAAGTTTACCCTCAAGTTAACTCGCTTAAAACCCGCATCAAAATGACAATAATTTTAACCCTGGCATTCCTAATAATATTTAGATCGATAATTTTTTTGACAATATAATCAACTATGAGAAAGCGATCGCTACGCGACTACGACTCTACAGAAACTCTCAATGTTTGGCAGTCTTTTACCGACTTAATGGCTAATGCTTTCTTAATTATTAGCCTATTTTTATTATTAGCCCTGTTTAAATCTTTGTTTCTCAAATATACTGCTGATGAAACCGCAGTCAGTCTTAGCGAAACCGAACGGCGAGTTAGACTCTTGCAAAGAGAAATTGCTGCTTTAGAAAACGAATTGGGAGAAAGTACCGACGAAATAAGACAATTACAAAGAGGCTCTGCACGACTGAAAACTTTGTTGAACAAAAGTAACAGTCGCATCGAAAACCGCGAAGCCGAAATAGAGAGTTTGGAATCTAAAATCTCACGATTGACATCTGCACCGCCTGTGGTTGTGATCCAAGACTCTGGAGAATATCAGTTCAATTCTGGAAGTGCGGAATTGCCATCAGAGTTACAAGACTATATTATTTCCGATTTGGTCGATCGCATCGAACAAATCAGCAAGCAAAGGAACCTTTACGTGGTAGAAATAATCGGGCATACTGATGGACAAGTTAATGCCGTAGGCTCTAGTAATTTAGATCGAGAATTAGAAGCAGTTGCTAACGGTCAAAAGCAAGTAAGCAGTCTCAATCCTGGTTCTAATGCCGATTTAGGATTAATGAGAGCGTTAGAAGTAGTCAAACAACTAAAGGCAGTTCAAAGAGAAACGGGACGATTAGAAGGAGTAGAATTTCGCGCCTATTCTGCCGCACAGCTACTCTTCCCATCAGGAGATTTTGCCGACTCAAGTCGCGAACCCAATCCCAGCCGTAGGCGAATCGAAATACGTTTTTCTCCTTTGGGTAGAGCAGAAACCGTCAGGCAACAGTAACTATGCTGCCTGACTGCCTGACACATCTTTGTCAAACTTATATTTTTCGTAGAAATACAATTTTACTAGTACTATAAATCAATGCTTTCAAGCGATCGCATTATCCGAAAATACAATTTTTCCAGAAAAAGTAAAATCTATATAGGGCAAAGCTTTGAGGCACTTATGTCAGGCAGTCAGCTATGCTGCTTTCGTATTTAAATTGAATTAGCTTTAATCCTACTAACAACTAATCACTACAATTGACAATAAAAACAATAATGAGTGTTAATTGGTAACTGCTCATTGCTCATTGCTCATTKTATTGCGATCGAATTGTCTAACATCTTTAAGTGCTGAAGCAGTGCTGTTGTTTAAATCTTTAATTACGCTGAAGCTACCGTCAGTTTCTAATACAACCGCGTCCGCATCTTCGATCGCACCAATGCCGTTAGCACGCAATGCAGCTAAGACTTCACCTTCGGCTACACGTTGTTTTTTGAGTACATCATGTTTTAGTTTTCCTCGATAGAGTAACAATGATGGTTCGGATTTAATTAATTTCTGCACCCAGGAAGAACGCACCGAAATCCAGGTAATAATATATTGAAACAGTACTAACATTGCAAAACCAAGTATTCCCTTACCAAAGGTATTCTTAGTCGTTAACAAAATACTTGCCAGTATCGAACCAAAAGCAATAGTAACTACGAAGTCAAAAGAGTTCCATTTTGATAGGGTGCGTTTGCCAGATAAGCGCAGAATAAAAATTATGGCAATATAGGCAATAGTTCCTAAAATAATTGTGTTGAGAAACGGATTAAACGGAGAAAACATAATTTATTTAAATTTATTGTTTATTAATAAATCTTTGACACTACAAAACTTTTATTTTTTTAGTTATTTTAATTTGGTTTGTGTATTTTAAGCAATATACAGCACTATTCAATTGCGTATGACGCACCTCGGCAAATTTGGCATTAGGCTCTGTGTGTTTCAATGATTATAATTTAAGTTAATTTGTACCAAATTGATGTGAAAACTGCTGTAAATATATTTATATTAAAATTTACAGCTTGTTAGCTTTTAAGGAGTACGTAGCTTTTTAAAGTAAACTTTATTTTTTTTTGCAAGCTATGTTTAATACTTAAATATTTTTTTAAGTAATTTATCTATCTTAGGTCTGGTTATATTGACCGACGGTCAGACATTATCAAATTGTGGCAATCGAAATTATAAAATACGTAAGTTCGATGCAAAAATTAAGATTTAATTGAGGTTGGGCAACAAGGAAATGAAAAAAAAAGAAAAGGCTGAAGTTTAGTCTTTTTACCTCTTGTATCTTGCAAATTAGGATTAAAAAAAATTCGATACTTTAGAGAAAGTAGCTGCTGTTTTGGTAAACGAGTAGATTAGCTCGTTTCAATTACGAACGTTGTTGAATTGATTTTAAAACTGGTTTTGGTATTTTCTGCTTTGGCGAGCGCGAAGCGGATGACGGGCGACCTGTGCACGCCAGACGCGCCCTCTCCTTCGGACTTATCGTGCAGAGCGTGCTGGCTTTGTTAATCGCTAACTATTGCTAAATAATCTTGTTTGTAAAGTTTCTTGTGCAAATAAACTAAATAATACTAATATTTATTAAGGTTTATCAAAAAAGAGGATTTAAAATTATGCCGTATACTAGGGAAGACGGGGGAAGACTAAATAACTACGCCAGAGAACCCAAAATGTATCAGGCTGAAGAACCAACTAAAAATGAAAAGCGCAACTACCTTATTTTTGGCGTAATAGCGTTTTTATTTGTTAGCGGTATTTTAGCAGTTGCTTTTTATGCCTCCAGTGCAGGCTAAATCGCAAAACGATAACAGTTATTTATAACTTTCCCCCCGTGTTGAACTGTATGTTAGCACGGGGTAATTTTATGTGGTTGAAGCAGAAAAACCAAAACTCTGTTATCTCTTCGTTGTCTCGTGAGACAATAAAACAGCAAAAATCAACTTTAAAAACAGTGTTCGAGATGTTTAAATCAATAGTTGCTAGTTTGGTAATGGCGATCGCTCTCCTTCTGACAAGCTGTGCAACGGGAGTGAGCGGACTTCAGAGTTATGTTAACACGGCAAAAGGATATGAATTTCTCTATCCAAATGGTTGGATTGCCGTTAATATACCGAAAAATTCAGAAGGTGAAGGAGTAGATGTGGTATTTCGCGACTTGGTAGAGAGAACTGAAAACCTTAGCGTAATTGTTAGTAGCGTTCCCGAAGATAAAAGTCTAAAAGATTTAGGTAGTCCTACAGATGTAGGCTATCGTTTTCTCAAACTAATCAATGACAACCCCAACTCAGAGCGAGAAGCGGAATTTATCAGGGCAGAATCGCGAGAGGGTACGGATAAAACTTATTACTTATTAGAATACGAAGTAGATTTACCCGACCAGTCTTCAAGACATAACATAGCTAGCGTAGCAGTCAGCCGTGGCAAACTGTTTACTTTTAATCTTTCTACTCCCGAAGAGCGTTGGGATAAGGTTAAAGATTCTTTTGAAATAGCTGCCAAATCTTTTAGCGTCCGATAGCAACAAAAAAATTTAAAACTTAAATTAAGTCTATCGTAATGAGCTTACCAGATTTTATTTTAGCTTCAGCTTCTCCCGCTCGGCGCAAGCTACTACAAATGGTAGGAATCGATCCCGTTGTTTGTCCTAGTAACTTTGACGAATCGAAAATAGAATTGTCCGATGCTGCCGAACTAGTGCAAACTCTAGCAAAATCAAAAGCAGAGTCAGTCAAAGAGCGATTTACAGACGGGTTAATTTTGGGTTGCGATTCGGTTTTAACGGTCGATGGTCAAATCTATGGCAAACCAGAATCATCCCAGGTTGCTATTACCCGTTGGCAGCAAATGCGAGGCAACATCGGAATTTTATATACAGGTCACGTACTAATAGACCTCCAACAGCAGCAACAGTTAATGCGCTGTGGCGTGACTAAAGTTTATTTTGCCAATATTAGCGATCGCACTATTGCCAATTATGTAGCGACTGGCGAACCTTTAAAATGCGCTGGTAGTTTTGCCCTTGAAGGGAAAGGGGGTTTATTTGTTAGCAAAATTGAGGGTTGTCATAGCAATGTAATTGGTTTAAGTTTGCCATTACTACAACAGATGCTCGAAGAGTTGGGCTACAATATCACCAGCTTTTGGGTACAACCGACAAATGAGGCAACTTTATGACGGCAATCGAACAGTTTCGAGCCAAGCTTGCTGCTGGAGAAATTAACGAAGCTCTAACTTTAGCAATGAGTGAAGCGATGGAGTTAAAAGTTACTACCTGGGTAGCTAGTAGTACTAACCCAAATTCACTGCATGAATCTCGGTCTGGTTATCGTTGGCAAACGCGGATCGATATTGTCAATGGCGAAGTAGAAAACGAAATTGGCAGCGAGTTTATCAAAAATCCTGCTTATAGCGTACTACAAAAGCTTCATTTGGAACAGGTACAGCAGGGAAGAGAATTTTTAATCGCCAATCTTGAAACTTTGCAGGCAATGTTGGCTATTTGTAGTAATACTTTGACTGCATCTTCAGCGCGATCGCCACAAGATACTATAAACTCGCTATCGTCTGCTGAATAAACCAGTTGCAATTTATTTATCGATCGCTGTTTACCAAAAATATCTAATGACACGGGAAGATTTTAAACGAGCCATAAAAGCAGGTAAACTTTCTGAAGCCTTGTTACTAGCTATAAGTCAAGCACCAGAACTACGTATAACTACCTGGATTGCTTCTCCCGAAACGCCTACGGGTGAAGAAAAAATTGAAATCGATCGCAGTTTGTACACTCAGATAAATTTAGTAACGGGAGAAATTAACAACGTTATTGGAGAACGGCAGATAAGCGAACGACATCCAGAAATCGAGCGAGTTCATTTTGATGAGGTAAAACGCGCTGGTAATACTATTCAAGAAAATTTGGCAACAGTGCAAAAAATGTTGCATTCTCTAGCAGCTTTTCAACAACAATCACTGCCAACAAACGAGCGAAATTTAGCAGCATCTCCTGCCAACGAAGATAGTAATATCGAACAACCAGAAACAGCAGTTTCAGAAATTACTGAAGCTCAAACCAATAGCATCATCTCTGAATATGACGAAGTGGAGTCGGTGGTAGACGATATGTTATCTTTAGCTGACATAGATCCCGAAGAGGCGGTTATAGATGAAACCAGACCAGCTAAATTAGAGGATGAAGATTGGGGAGATTGGCTAGAAGATGAAGCAAACAGCGATCGCCAAGAAACTAAAGAAAATCCTGAAAATTGGCAATAATAAATCTCTACAGCCATCGGCGATTGCTTCTTTGCTGGCTAATTTGTCTTCAGTAGAAATAAGTACGGCGATAGTAGATGAAATTAGTGGCGACGAGGTGTTTGTTCCCTGGCAGGCATATCGAGACATTTATGAAATTTCTCGTTTCACTTTAGCAAGTACGGCAACTCATTTGTCATTATACGATCGCTTTTTAGAACTTCGCAGAGAGTTAGAATTAGCTTATGCACTGTTACTAGTCGATCCTGCTTCGCGACTATACAATCGTGCCGCAGTCAGAGAAGTTAAACAATACCTAACTCAACTAACCAGTAAAAATGTTAGAGACTGGGAAAATATCCCCAGCAAACTACCAAATCCCCTGTTGATTACTAAAACCAATCGTTTGTTAAAAGATCGCAGTTTTCTCCAGACCTTGGGTCAACTATACCAGGCAAAACTCAATTTAGAGCGTCGCGATCGCTTTTTAAAAGACAATTCTTCATCAGGCGAAATCGTCAACACCGTTTATGCACGAACCTTAATTCAATTAAATGGTGAAATCGTCAACCGTTACGATAAAGCAATTTTTGCAGCGAGCGATCGTGAAAATCTACTCGAACTACACCAGCAGTCAGTTATGGCAGGACAACAACAATGGCGCGAATTATTAATCTTTATTGCTAGTCTTTGCCGTTAGAAAACTCTACAGATAGTTGCTCGAATAATTGAATAGTGTAAATAAAACAAAATTTACAGAAATAAATTTAGCAATCTCTCCTAAATATTAATAACGAAAAACCACAAACAGATATTTATAGGAGCAGAAAGCAAATGATTGATTGTAAAATTTTCGATTTGGGAGATGTTACGCTCCAGTCGGGTGCAACTTTAAGAGATGCCAAACTCGCTTACAAAACCTATGGTACGCTCAACGCCGATAAAAGTAATGTTATTGTTTATCCAACCTGGTATTCAGGACAGCACTACGACAACGAATGGCTCATTGGTGAGGGAATGGCACTCGATCCGCAAAAATATTTTATTATCATTCCTAATATGTTTGGTAATGGTTTGTCTTCTTCGCCAAGTAATACTCCTCCTCCATACAACCAGGCTAGATTTCCTCACGTAACTTTTTACGATAACGTTGCCGTACAACATCGATTGATTACGGAAAAGTTCGGCATCGAAAAAATTGCTTTGGTTATTGGCTGGTCGATGGGAGCGGGTCAAACTTATCAATGGGGAGTCAGCTATCCAGAAATGGTCGAGCGAATTTTTCCTTTTTGTGGCTCTGCTAAAACCAGCCTGCACAATATCGTGTTTTTAGAAGGAGTAAAAGTTGCCATTCAAACAGATGAAGCCTGGCAAGGAGGATGGTATAAAGAACAGCCAAATAAAGGACTCAGAGCTGTTGGTCGAGTATATGCGGGTTGGGGACTATCTCAGGCTTTCTACCGCGAACGACTATATCTTCAGCAAGGCTATTCTTCACTAGAAGATTTCTTAGTCGCTTTCTGGGAAGGTTTTTTTCTGCGTAAAGATGCTAACAACTTACTGGCAATGCTATGGACTTGGCAAAATGGAAACATAGGCAATACGCCAGGGTTTGACGGTAATTTTGAAAAGGCATTAACTGCTATTAAAGCTAAAGCAATTGTCATGCCAGGAGAGACAGATCTTTATTTTCCTCCAGAAGA includes these proteins:
- the psbP gene encoding photosystem II reaction center PsbP, translating into MFKSIVASLVMAIALLLTSCATGVSGLQSYVNTAKGYEFLYPNGWIAVNIPKNSEGEGVDVVFRDLVERTENLSVIVSSVPEDKSLKDLGSPTDVGYRFLKLINDNPNSEREAEFIRAESREGTDKTYYLLEYEVDLPDQSSRHNIASVAVSRGKLFTFNLSTPEERWDKVKDSFEIAAKSFSVR
- a CDS encoding PPC domain-containing protein, with protein sequence MTNWLACGSPTFLVGTLLGAIALFTAPAKAEPKLYSPVGISSEQTISDNLTEEDIPTGEGGFARDYFVRLQNGDQIAIDLTSDNFDTMVVLIGADGSKVAENDDGPDGTTNSLLFSRITETGKYIVRVRAFGDTSGGKFTLKLTRLKPASK
- a CDS encoding DUF421 domain-containing protein yields the protein MFSPFNPFLNTIILGTIAYIAIIFILRLSGKRTLSKWNSFDFVVTIAFGSILASILLTTKNTFGKGILGFAMLVLFQYIITWISVRSSWVQKLIKSEPSLLLYRGKLKHDVLKKQRVAEGEVLAALRANGIGAIEDADAVVLETDGSFSVIKDLNNSTASALKDVRQFDRNXMSNEQ
- a CDS encoding alpha/beta fold hydrolase, which encodes MIDCKIFDLGDVTLQSGATLRDAKLAYKTYGTLNADKSNVIVYPTWYSGQHYDNEWLIGEGMALDPQKYFIIIPNMFGNGLSSSPSNTPPPYNQARFPHVTFYDNVAVQHRLITEKFGIEKIALVIGWSMGAGQTYQWGVSYPEMVERIFPFCGSAKTSLHNIVFLEGVKVAIQTDEAWQGGWYKEQPNKGLRAVGRVYAGWGLSQAFYRERLYLQQGYSSLEDFLVAFWEGFFLRKDANNLLAMLWTWQNGNIGNTPGFDGNFEKALTAIKAKAIVMPGETDLYFPPEDNEYEVEYMPNAEFIVIPSVWGHFAGGGINPVDTQFIDRHIKELLDSKV
- a CDS encoding nucleoside triphosphate pyrophosphatase yields the protein MSLPDFILASASPARRKLLQMVGIDPVVCPSNFDESKIELSDAAELVQTLAKSKAESVKERFTDGLILGCDSVLTVDGQIYGKPESSQVAITRWQQMRGNIGILYTGHVLIDLQQQQQLMRCGVTKVYFANISDRTIANYVATGEPLKCAGSFALEGKGGLFVSKIEGCHSNVIGLSLPLLQQMLEELGYNITSFWVQPTNEATL
- a CDS encoding flagellar motor protein, encoding MRKRSLRDYDSTETLNVWQSFTDLMANAFLIISLFLLLALFKSLFLKYTADETAVSLSETERRVRLLQREIAALENELGESTDEIRQLQRGSARLKTLLNKSNSRIENREAEIESLESKISRLTSAPPVVVIQDSGEYQFNSGSAELPSELQDYIISDLVDRIEQISKQRNLYVVEIIGHTDGQVNAVGSSNLDRELEAVANGQKQVSSLNPGSNADLGLMRALEVVKQLKAVQRETGRLEGVEFRAYSAAQLLFPSGDFADSSREPNPSRRRIEIRFSPLGRAETVRQQ
- the psb34 gene encoding photosystem II assembly protein Psb34, translating into MPYTREDGGRLNNYAREPKMYQAEEPTKNEKRNYLIFGVIAFLFVSGILAVAFYASSAG